A genome region from Streptomyces xanthophaeus includes the following:
- a CDS encoding cobalamin biosynthesis protein, whose translation MRADRVFAYGATAGLIGDRILGDPRRGHPVAAFGRAAAAVERSLWRDDRARGLLHTLVCAGGAAAVGALGARAVRSRPAAARIALTAAATWAVVGGTSLGREARAIGGALAAGDIEVARERLPHLCGRDPQALDGQQMARAVVESVAENTSDAVVGALVWGAAAGVPGLLAFRAVNTLDAMVGHKSPRYLRYGWASARLDDLAGWPGARLTAAAAVLAGPDRRGAVRAWRADAAAHPSPNAGPVEASFAGALGVRLGGTLAYGGRVEHRAVLNGGAGRPVEVADIERAVRLSRQVTWLALGACVAARLLVSRTTREGRRG comes from the coding sequence ATGCGTGCCGATCGCGTCTTCGCGTACGGCGCCACGGCGGGCCTGATCGGCGACCGGATCCTCGGGGATCCGCGCCGAGGGCACCCCGTGGCCGCCTTCGGACGGGCCGCCGCCGCCGTCGAACGATCCCTGTGGCGCGACGACCGCGCCCGGGGCCTCCTGCACACCCTGGTGTGCGCCGGGGGCGCGGCCGCCGTCGGAGCGCTGGGCGCCCGAGCCGTGCGCTCCCGGCCCGCAGCCGCCCGTATCGCCCTGACGGCGGCGGCCACCTGGGCCGTCGTGGGCGGCACCTCCCTGGGCCGTGAGGCCCGCGCCATCGGCGGCGCGCTCGCCGCCGGGGACATCGAGGTGGCCCGGGAGCGGCTGCCCCACCTGTGCGGACGCGACCCGCAGGCCCTGGACGGGCAGCAGATGGCCCGCGCCGTCGTGGAGTCCGTCGCCGAGAACACCTCCGACGCCGTGGTCGGGGCCCTCGTGTGGGGCGCCGCCGCCGGAGTCCCCGGGCTGCTGGCCTTCCGCGCCGTGAACACCCTGGACGCGATGGTCGGCCACAAGTCCCCCCGCTACCTGCGCTACGGCTGGGCCTCCGCCCGGCTCGACGACCTGGCCGGCTGGCCGGGGGCCCGGCTGACGGCGGCCGCCGCCGTGCTGGCCGGCCCCGACCGGCGGGGCGCCGTACGGGCCTGGCGCGCGGACGCCGCCGCGCACCCGAGCCCGAACGCCGGACCCGTCGAGGCCTCCTTCGCCGGGGCGCTGGGCGTCAGACTGGGCGGAACCCTCGCGTACGGCGGCCGGGTCGAGCACCGGGCCGTACTGAACGGCGGGGCGGGGCGGCCGGTGGAGGTCGCGGACATCGAGCGGGCGGTGCGGCTGTCGCGGCAGGTGACCTGGCTGGCCCTGGGCGCCTGCGTGGCCGCCCGGCTGCTGGTCTCCCGTACGACACGAGAAGGACGGCGCGGATGA
- a CDS encoding inorganic phosphate transporter: MEHITLLLGIVIITALVFDFTNGFHDTANAMATTISTGALKPKTAVAMSAVLNLVGAFMSVEVAKTISKGLVNEEGIQPEVIFAALVGAILWNLVTWLVGLPSSSSHALMGGLIGAAVASAGIGAVNGSVVVTKVLIPAIAAPLVAGIAAYLAAKLTYKLGDKVGEKTSRKGYRAGQIASAGLVSLAHGTNDAQKTMGIITLALIAGGAIAPDANPPVWVIVSAGMAIAMGTYLGGWRIIRTMGSGLTDLHPQQGFAAQTSAASVILASSNLGFSLSTTHSCSGAVMGAGLGRKGGVVRWSTATRMFIAWGLTLPAAALVSAGAELVMRIGDVGIAAVTLFLIGSCLAIWFISRRQVVDHNNVNEVEPARAEEPGVVTTAIAAVTVPPTVAAAGTTAAATTAEVTDEALKATIPAATQTPAAPAAAV; this comes from the coding sequence ATGGAGCACATAACGCTTCTCCTCGGGATCGTGATCATCACCGCTCTCGTGTTCGACTTCACGAACGGTTTCCACGACACAGCCAACGCGATGGCTACCACCATCTCGACCGGCGCCCTCAAGCCCAAGACGGCGGTGGCCATGTCCGCCGTGCTCAACCTCGTCGGCGCGTTCATGTCCGTGGAGGTCGCCAAGACGATCTCCAAGGGCCTGGTCAACGAGGAGGGCATCCAGCCAGAGGTGATCTTCGCCGCCCTGGTCGGAGCGATCCTCTGGAACCTCGTCACCTGGCTGGTCGGTCTCCCCTCCAGCTCCTCGCACGCCCTGATGGGCGGCCTGATCGGTGCCGCGGTCGCCTCCGCCGGCATCGGCGCGGTCAACGGCAGCGTCGTCGTCACCAAGGTCCTCATCCCCGCGATCGCCGCCCCGCTGGTGGCCGGCATCGCCGCGTACCTGGCCGCCAAGCTCACCTACAAGCTGGGCGACAAGGTCGGCGAGAAGACCTCCCGCAAGGGTTACCGCGCCGGTCAGATCGCCTCGGCCGGTCTCGTCTCCCTCGCGCACGGCACCAACGACGCGCAGAAGACGATGGGCATCATCACCCTGGCCCTCATCGCCGGCGGCGCGATCGCGCCCGACGCGAACCCGCCGGTCTGGGTCATCGTCTCCGCCGGTATGGCCATCGCGATGGGCACCTACCTGGGCGGCTGGCGCATCATCCGCACCATGGGCAGCGGCCTGACCGACCTGCACCCGCAGCAGGGCTTCGCCGCCCAGACCTCGGCCGCGTCCGTCATCCTCGCCTCGTCGAACCTGGGCTTCTCGCTCTCCACCACCCACTCGTGCTCCGGTGCGGTCATGGGTGCGGGCCTGGGCCGCAAGGGCGGTGTGGTCCGCTGGTCCACCGCGACCCGCATGTTCATCGCCTGGGGCCTGACCCTGCCGGCGGCCGCGCTGGTCTCGGCCGGTGCCGAGCTGGTCATGCGCATCGGTGACGTCGGCATCGCCGCGGTCACCCTCTTCCTGATCGGCTCCTGCCTGGCCATCTGGTTCATCTCGCGCCGCCAGGTCGTCGACCACAACAACGTCAACGAGGTGGAGCCGGCCCGCGCCGAGGAGCCGGGTGTCGTCACCACGGCCATCGCCGCGGTCACCGTCCCGCCGACCGTCGCCGCCGCCGGCACCACCGCCGCGGCGACGACCGCCGAGGTCACTGACGAAGCCCTCAAGGCCACCATCCCGGCCGCGACGCAGACCCCGGCGGCTCCGGCCGCCGCGGTCTGA
- a CDS encoding alpha/beta hydrolase family protein, which produces MRTATAAAAAVTTTLLGAGAAAVAVARHAADAALRSEPGRPLPGGPKLSVHSAADGRITLTRSLASLRPGTYGLVAPGVHAVVGPVLPDAGPGPDAVVRQLLSVTHGTLDPGTRVSLTPQVYVGNPRTALGLDHADVDVPGELGALPAWFVPAARDTWVITVHGLGSSREHPMVVMPFLHRHQLPVLDLGYRGDLGAPASPDGLGHLGESEWRDLDAAIRYALRYGARRVVLYGWSTGATMALHAFERSPLAHRISGLVLDSPVLDWHTTLRGLAAARGVPGVVLPLAVRAAEGLAGLRADRRPAGSDPGALRVPVLIFHGPDDALAPWAPSRRLAAARPDLVALHPVSGAGHGAMWNADPAGYEEALRRFLTPLM; this is translated from the coding sequence GTGCGTACCGCGACAGCGGCGGCTGCGGCCGTCACGACGACCCTCCTCGGTGCCGGCGCGGCCGCCGTCGCCGTCGCCCGGCACGCCGCCGACGCGGCCCTGCGGTCCGAACCGGGCCGCCCGCTCCCCGGCGGACCGAAGCTCAGCGTCCACTCCGCCGCCGACGGCCGGATCACGCTGACCCGTTCGCTCGCCTCCCTGCGACCCGGCACGTACGGCCTGGTCGCACCCGGTGTGCACGCCGTCGTCGGACCCGTGCTCCCGGACGCCGGTCCCGGCCCGGACGCCGTCGTACGGCAGCTCCTCTCCGTCACCCACGGCACCCTCGACCCCGGCACCCGGGTCTCCCTCACCCCCCAGGTGTACGTCGGCAACCCGCGCACCGCCCTCGGGCTCGACCACGCCGACGTGGACGTCCCCGGGGAGCTCGGCGCCCTGCCCGCCTGGTTCGTGCCCGCCGCCCGGGACACCTGGGTGATCACCGTGCACGGGCTCGGCAGCAGCCGGGAGCACCCGATGGTGGTCATGCCCTTCCTGCACCGCCACCAGCTGCCCGTCCTGGACCTCGGCTACCGGGGCGACCTGGGAGCCCCCGCCTCCCCGGACGGCCTCGGCCACCTCGGTGAATCGGAATGGCGTGACCTGGACGCCGCCATCCGCTACGCCCTGCGCTACGGAGCCCGCCGCGTGGTGCTGTACGGCTGGTCCACCGGCGCCACCATGGCCCTGCACGCCTTCGAGCGCTCGCCGCTCGCCCACCGGATCTCCGGGCTGGTCCTGGACTCCCCGGTGCTCGACTGGCACACCACCCTGCGCGGGCTCGCCGCGGCGCGCGGGGTCCCCGGCGTGGTGCTGCCGCTGGCCGTCCGGGCCGCCGAGGGCCTCGCGGGCCTGCGCGCCGACCGCCGGCCGGCGGGCTCCGACCCCGGCGCGCTCCGCGTCCCGGTACTGATCTTCCACGGCCCGGACGACGCGCTCGCCCCCTGGGCGCCCTCGCGCAGGCTCGCCGCCGCCCGCCCCGACCTCGTCGCGCTGCACCCCGTGAGCGGGGCCGGGCACGGCGCGATGTGGAACGCCGACCCGGCCGGCTACGAGGAGGCCCTGCGCCGCTTCCTCACCCCTCTTATGTGA